One genomic segment of Fundulus heteroclitus isolate FHET01 chromosome 10, MU-UCD_Fhet_4.1, whole genome shotgun sequence includes these proteins:
- the bsk146 gene encoding serine/threonine-protein kinase SBK1, with translation MSSSPLVSRANVDILDELQLIAAQNLDRLEVNKYYEVIRELGKGTYGKVDLVIHKIRGTKMALKFLKKKTTKLKSFLREYSISLYLSPCPFIINMYGIAFETDEYYVFAQEYAVAGDLFDIIPPQVGLPESVAKRCVHQVAIALDYLHCKKLVHRDIKPENILIFDRECRKVKLSDFGMTRRAGSPVKRVSGTIPYTAPELCDASRQEGFCVDYSTDVWAFGVLLFCMLTGNFPWEKALPTDTFYQEFIHWQRRRTNTVPSQWRRFTEQALRMFRRLLSVEQDRRCSVKEVFGYFSHSWMLDAEHDTNGNAAGGVSGEMVGSGGGGGSVRGDMEGTISTSSGEEDEELLVERMKQQTLSPRSPLSPLSPMAVERGSGGGGAKGTMMEPGGGHHFVSVSTNSSVSSTNSYDRMPRENGSPGGRLLVATPIEICV, from the exons ATGAGCTCCTCTCCACTGGTTTCCCGGGCTAACGTGGACATCCTGGACGAGCTGCAGCTGATCGCTGCGCAGAACCTAGACAGGCTGGAGGTCAACAAGTACTATGAGGTGATCAGGGAGCTGGGGAAGGGCACCTACGGCAAGGTGGACCTGGTCATCCACAAGATCAGAG GTACAAAAATGGCACTAAAGTTTCTGAAGAAGAAGACGACCAAGCTGAAATCTTTCCTCCGGGAGTACAGCATCTCACTGTACCTGTCTCCCTGCCCCTTCATCATCAACATGTACGGCATCGCCTTCGAGACAGACGAGTACTACGTCTTTGCCCAGGAGTACGCCGTGGCAGGAGACCTCTTCGATATCATTCCCCCACAG GTTGGTCTACCCGAGTCAGTGGCAAAGCGCTGTGTGCATCAAGTGGCCATTGCTCTGGATTATCTGCACTGTAAGAAGCTCGTCCACAGGGACATCAAGCCTGAGAACATTCTCATTTTCGACAGAGAGTGTCGCAAAGTCAAGCTTTCTGACTTTGGCATGACCCGTCGGGCTGGCTCGCCCGTAAAGAGA GTGAGTGGCACCATTCCCTACACGGCCCCTGAGCTTTGTGACGCCTCCCGCCAGGAGGGCTTCTGTGTGGACtacagcactgatgtctgggcCTTTGGCGTGCTGCTCTTCTGCATGCTGACTGGCAACTTCCCCTGGGAGAAGGCACTTCCCACCGATACCTTTTACCAAGAGTTCATCCactggcagaggaggaggacgaacACGGTGCCATCCCAGTGGAGGCGCTTCACCGAGCAGGCGCTGCGCATGTTCCGCCGACTGCTCTCAGTCGAGCAGGACCGCCGCTGCTCCGTTAAGGAGGTGTTCGGGTACTTCAGCCACTCCTGGATGCTGGATGCGGAGCACGACACCAACGGCaatgcagcaggtggagttagCGGGGAGATGGTTGgcagtggaggaggaggggggagtgTGCGAGGAGATATGGAGGGTACCATCTCAACCTCATCGGGGGAAGAAGACGAAGAGCTCCTGGTGGAGAGGATGAAGCAGCAGACACTGTCGCCTCGTTCGCCACTCTCACCTCTCTCTCCCATGGCGGTGGAGAGGGGCAGCGGTGGGGGCGGGGCCAAGGGAACCATGATGGAGCCAGGCGGGGGACATCATTTCGTGTCTGTCTCCACTAACAGCTCTGTGTCGTCCACCAACAGTTACGACCGAATGCCACGAGAAAACGGTTCCCCCGGCGGCCGCTTGCTAGTGGCCACACCCATTGAAATCTGCGTGTGA